In Xylocopa sonorina isolate GNS202 chromosome 16, iyXylSono1_principal, whole genome shotgun sequence, the sequence TAGTGCATTTTATACAGACTGATGATAACCGATCACTTGATAATCGCTAGAGTTCTGTTTTTCGTTTCTACCATAGGAGACTGTATTCTAGGGTTCGATTACGCATAATATTTAATCGATTAGGACAGACAGACGCGTTGTCCAGAGGAAAATGGGCGGAACAAACGCTTCGAACTTAATTCTGGTTGCACTTTCTACCAAGTACTTTCTCGCAATACTCTCTGATACCTTTAAGAGCCTCTCTCCAAGACTCTGTTTCAACGTGAAGCCGCAATACCTTCGTGAGAAGACGCTCGTCCAAGTCGCAGACGCGATGTTCGCGATACGTGCAATACAATAATGTTTTAACAGATGCTCGAAGGGACTTTTAAACGGAATACTTTCTTTCGTAACTCGTCGACTCTACAATTTGGTCTGTTGGCGTTTCAATGTATCGACAGTCAACGAGAAGTCACATCTAACGAGTAATGCAACcagtacttaaaaaaaaaaaaaaaaaaaggaatcacGACACCATTCGCTAAGTACAGTGActcattaagaagcattagtttaaAGGGAATAAACGATAACGTAGGATGTATCGCGTAGTCCACACAGTCGAAGTTAATAGACTGTTAATTATAAGATAAATACACAGTACTGAGATAATTTTCCCCTAAACATCTCTCTGCGTTCTTCAagatagtcctttctttttttttcttgattAGTGCCAGTTCGATACTCAATCCTTTtcgtatacttcaaacgaacaGCTATTTAAAATGCTTCTGAGAGCTTCGTTTTAGAAATGCAACAGCGGCTGGTAGTTTCCAAGGTAGCTTCTTTCTCGAGGGACCTcaaaagaaaaggagaaaaggTGTCATACGCATTACAAAAGAGATCAATTGGTTCGTTCATTAACACAGCGATTATAATTTTAGGTGTACGTATTTCTGTCTTGGTGAGCACTCGTCTTTTATACACACGACAAGGGATTTGTATATAATTTGTAAAGATGAATGAAAAGGTCAGCGAGCTTTTGCAAATTTCATGGCAATACGTAGTGAATTACTCTATCTTACTGTTTAAACATTGTTATCGTAGGGTCTCAATCTGATAGCTCAACTTTTACACGGCTTGCAATTGAATCGTACTAAAAAAAGAAGACGctgttcagttttttaatatccgCATAGATCAGTATAGAGAAAGACAGGTGGTAATAACTTACGTAGAGGCAGTGTTTAATTAATGCGAGTAACCGCAATCGAATTGGTCAACCTATGTAAACACTATGTACCTTCCAATCATGTACTTCTATTCCAATATAATTCTACCATTATTGACGGAGAGCTTCTGCGAGTGGTCGAACAATCTACAATCTAAATTCATGATGACATTAGTATTTTTTAAGTTGATCAATTATTTACGTTAAGTAATTACAAAGCATTTGGGGCAATTAAGTCGACTCAGCCTTCAAGTACGCGAATGaagtaaattttttcaaaaattgaTGCAGAGCAACGGATAGAAAATATACTAATTTTTATTTAGTAGGTATTTGGCTTTAAATTGATATCAATATTGTAGAAATTGGTCCACTATTTTTTCAATTATGTGATTTTAATTTTAATGAACAAAAATGCTAGAATATTCTAATAAATTAAGTAAATTTTCAACGTTGAATTAAAATTTTTAACTTAATAAAAACTTAATAATAGTTTTAACTTAGTAAAAACagctttttatttaaaatttagcTTTAAGTTGATATCAATATCATTAAAATTGGTCCACTATTTTTTCAATTATGTGATTTAAATTTTAATGAACAAAAAAGCTAGAATATTCTAATAAATTAAGTAAATTTTCAATGttgaatttcaatttttcatttcaaCTTAATAAAAATAAGATATTTGTTCATTAGAATTAAAGTCTCATAATTTAAAAGAACAGTTACCAAGTATTTCGCTTTAAATTGATACCAATATTATGAAAATTGGCCCGTTATCTTTTAAATTATGTGATTTAAATTTTAACGAACAAAAAAAGCAAGAACattctaataaattaaataaacgtTCAACCTTGAATTTAAATTGTTCTTTTTAACTtaataaaaacgagatgttggaaTAAAAGTctcgcaatttaaaaaaaaaaggaacagtgGATCAATTTTCATAATCTTGTCATCAATTTAAATCAGAATTACTTAATAATTAAAGACTAATTCGTCTAACGTGAAACTAATAAATGAAAACGTTCTTCGACTGCTGCGATTTTCGAAAATATTTAAATGTGGTGCGTCTGAAGGTTGTCGATTTAGTTGCTCTCAGATGCGACCCAAAGCGAGCATTTCCTCAGGTCATCAGGCCCGCAAACGACGTCGTTCCAATAAACTGGCGCCACGTACGACTAGAATAATAAACAAGCCGAATTTATTCATTAATTCGATCAGACGTTTACTTACCAATTACTTACATCGCGTTCAGAGCGAAATCTGCATAAAAGTCCGCCATTTTCGCCAGCCGATAAAGAAGAACCGCCGACGAATCTCTTCCTTATCAATTGGTAACCAGTTTCAACGAACTTAATCGTGAATAAGTTGCGCGTGAACGGTCGTctgcaattaaaaataaatacttTCATTTTCCAGCTGATCGTGGCGAATTGGCAGGCAAGAAGGGATTAAATCACTGGAGAATTTAAAGGGTGGTCGCCTCTCGCTCGTGCGCCTCTTGTTTCCCTCCAATCGTTGACCTTGAGCCTGACCTTGGGGCCCTGAAGACGCTCGCGTCGAACGAGCCCTGACCTAACCTATTCTAGGCTATGTCTCCTTTCTCTGTGTACAGACAAAGCCTAGGAGAGGCTAAATCAAGTTACTCTGCTCTGCGAAGAGGCAATAAGGTTCGTAATTACGATAAACACAGATTAATAATAGGTTGTAAGTATCGAGAACTTAAATTGGTCCCTGTTTCTCCGCTCGAGACGGTCGTTCCTGAGAGCACGAGGGTGGACGAAGCGAACGACAGTGTCCAGCGTGTCCGAGGGAGTTCATTTCACGACACTGGGGCCCGGCACCGGCACAAAGAAAGCGTGTCACGCCTAAAAATACGCGCGGCACGCAGGTAGATGTGAAAAGGTCGTGGCAGGAGGAGTAGAAGGGGGGGTAGAAGAAAAAAGGGGAGAAAAAAGGAGGCGAAGGAATTGCACAAGAGCCGCGATTTGGTATTCAAATCGCCAGGCACGTTCCCGCCTTTCTCGCGGCGCGGGTCCTCCTCTCGCGCTGGCCGAAGACCATCCTCTCGCCACCCCCtcttctcctcctcttcctGCTGTTCCCTTCCATGCTGTCTCCTCGTTCGCGCGAGCCTCTCCTCTCGAGCGTCGTCGAGTCTTTCTCTCTCGCACCTTTTACCCGGATCGCCTTGCATTATTTTCCATGGAATTATCTGCGCTCTCTTTTTTTCCCAAAGTTCCTTCAGTTGCGCAGTGAATGGAGCTGCGAGTCCTGGCGATCCTCTGGCAGAGCGTCGTCGATTTGGACACGTGGTAGACCCTCGAGCAGAGCTCCCTTTAAACCCTGGAGCTCGGATTACCAGCACGGATCTCGTTCGTTCACTCGCGTCAGAGAGAAACTCGAGGAGCCAGCGGAGACTTGAACGACCGCACGTGCAGCAGTCGCGGCTGGCTTGGTTACATAAATGCGCGGAGAGGGAGAAGATCGGATCGCACTCGTATTTCCGTGTGCCTGGCTTTCCCTGCGAAGCGAGAACGAGGTCCTCCCGTCCGGACGAGGTCGCAGAAAGGCGCGAGGCGTCGTTTCGTCACGGCCACGACTGTGCCAGCCCGTTCACCAAGGGAAAAGTCCGCCGGATTCCCATCCAGGACGACGTAGAGCCGCGCACAGCCGCTGTAGAAGCTGTTGACTGGCACGTCCACACCGCGGAACGTCTCTCTGAGCGGCGGCAACAGCGTGGCGGTCCCTTCTCGCGTGTCATCGCACTGGTACCGCTCAGGAATCGAATCCGGAAGAGGAGGCAGAGGTCGCGTACCCACCGAACGGATAACGAGAACTCACGTGTCGTCCCCTCGAGAGGCGAGATCGAAGGAAAACGGCGAACGGGAACGACGATCGGTAGACGTGGCACCGGATTGGCCAGCGACATTCCTCGAGCACGCACGGTGGTGCGCGCACATCGGCAACCTGTGCACCCACTAACCGCCCGATCCACGGGAGGCCAAGGTGTGCGCGCGCCAGGATAATATATGTATCTACGTGCGTTAACCACGTGAGAGCGGCCAGCATCTTTCCACGGGGGCCCCTCTGGTGGGGGACTTAACCTATGGactgtcctctctctctctctctctctctgtgcccCTGTCTCCTTCTCGTTGCGCGAACCACGGCTACCTGGGAAATCACGCTGCTGCGAGCTTATAAATGTAATTCGAAATTTCGAGACGCGCCCGCGGTTTTCTCGAAAAGGACGAGCTGTACCGGGTGTCTTGGAACTGGGATACGCTTAGCAACGAGAGCACTGGTTGATGTATTCATCCTCGACCCGTTCTCTCGTGCAGTCAGCCTCGTTTCTTTCACTCTGCTgctgcttttttttttcttttctctgctCTTTCTTCCTCTGACTTCGTCGACGCGCTGTCATTTACTCGCCGCGGTAGTTAAGCGTCGGCGTCCCGTTTGTCAAGGCAGGTTTTTTATACGCCACCCTGTAGACAGCGAGTTCTCACTCGGCATTCCCGGCAATCTCTGATCGACGAGTTTTTATGAAGGTCGTATGAGCTACGCGAGCCTACCCACTTACCCAGCTGCATCGCTAATGCCATTTGTCGCGCCGACTGATACACGAAAACTGTACGAACGTGTATATACGCGGTTTtttcgcgtttttttttttggtgcTTCGAGAGCTGTGGCAATCGAGCAACGATCACGTTCGCAGCAGTGCTCTCTGCACTGGGCGTGGAGTTTAGACCCGCGAAACGGCTCGAAGTCGCTGGCAAATCGAGAAAATGGAAGCGTAGACTCTGCGATCGCCTCGTTTAGAACGTTTCGATAAAGATTGCTGGAGATTTGCTTGGCAAACAGTTGCGTTCGTGGCCCGCGAGAGGCGCAGAGGCGAGCAATTCACGGATGTCTCGCGGTTGTTCGACGGATAATCCCGCGATCGGTGCCCAGTGTATTCCGAATTCTCATTTGCAACATCGCGGATGAAGATGGCGGCGGACTACGATAATTTATTAACTAGTCCGGCGAGTAAAACCTGTTGGTTCCCTGCGAACGTGGTCCGTTCTGGGTGTCTGAACGCGACCAGCCGCTTATGTCCTTTGAAAATCGCTTCTCAGTCGATTTGCCACGAAGATTCGCTGGAAAAATGATCGCGAGAGCCTTCAGGGCGACGAATCCGTCGTCCAACACGTGTCTGCACGCGTTGCGCTGCCTTTTGTTGGGCTTAACAAATTGTAATTTCGTTTTGGTCCTTTGAAAATCGTTTCTTAGTCGATTTGCCACGAAGATTCGCTGGAAAAATGATCGCAAGAGCCTTGAGGGCGACGAATTCGTCGTCCAACACGTGTCTGCACGCGTTGCGCTGCCTTTTGTTGGGCTTAACAAATTGTAATTTCGTTTTGGTCCTTTGAAAATCGTTTCTTAGTCGATTTGCCACGAAGATTCGCTGGAAAAATGATCACAAGAGCCTTGAGGGCGACGAATTCGTCGTCCAACACGTGTCTGCACGCGTTGCGCTGGCTTCTGTTGGGCTTAACAAATTTTAATTTCGTTTTGGTCGAAGACAAAGTACTTGCGAACGTCTATCGTAGTTCGATGCAGGTTGTAAGTCCAATGTGGGCTCCTCGCGAGTTCATTTTcgagtcacgtacacctcgcgtTAATGCTCGCATCCCGTGGATCAGTCGATTCTTAAATCGGACGATATTATGCGCGCTGTAATCCGCGATGGCGAGCAGCCAGGCGTTGTAGGAAATTCTCCAGGAATGACGTAAAAAGCCAGCGCCCGCAGGCATTTCTTTAACGCGGCGCCACCCGTCCGAGGCCCtgcttttcccttttttttcctcgCAACTCGAATCAAAACAGACTGCTCTCTGCTCCTCTGATTTTAATAGCTAAACAAACGCGCGactaattaattaaaaatccaAAAACACTAGCACCACAgctctctttttcttcttcttctgtaaaaatcgtttattattattattatttgttcGAATTTTTgctatttctatttctatttctcttctttttttttgtcagTAATAGCAGAGGAGAATCAGAGGGACGAGTCATCGGTATTTAATTGGCGTTTGTCTGAATGTCTGGTGCTGGTATTGACCTTGACATTTACGCAGATGCATTTCACGTGCAGCGAGGTTGTGCGTACGCTGAAACGTTTCGCAGATTCGAGTCGATTTTTGAGCGAAACTGTAATAACGTTCTCCCCCTGATTTCGCCGCGCACGCCAAAGAGGAATTGTCTCAAACATCAGGGGCCCCCCTCGCCTGGCAGTCTGTATATTCGTGTTTACACGTCCAGTGTCGGTGTATTGACATTATCGCGACGAAAAAAAACGGGGAAAGAGAACCTGTTTAACGAGCAAACATCGAGCTGCTACTAGATTCCTCGTTCGGCTTGCGTGGCGTTAAAAAAAGATGTAAATATTAATCGCGAGACTCACGCGAACGCCTCGACTGTTGTTGTCACAGAAATCGATGCATAATTCGCGATCGATCGCCTCTAAACTGTTCGCAAATAATTCCTCTTAATTGCTTTTAGGCGAGAGCAAATCTCGAGCGATTTATTGCTGTTAAAGTGCGCTTCTGAAGGGTGCTAGAGGGTCGCACGATCTTCCAGAGACTCTCGCAGACGATGCATATGCTGTTAAAACTCTACGATAGCTTAGGATATTGTACATGTAGGTTTTTATAAGTTTCAGACTTTTTCTTCTTCGATAAACTATTCGATTCGCTTAGCTTGCGCTTGGATACGTGCTTGTAGCTTGCTATCATATTCACAGTGAACTGTTTCGATGGAACATCGCTGGCTCGTGTTATTCAGAAGTATTTCCACCTTGAACATACACAAATTTTGTGTTATTTTATAGATTGCAAGAACTGAAGCTTGTATATTTTAATTATAGAGTTTAACATTTAAGTATAACGTTATTTGCAATAATATGCATAGGTGCATGATTGTAGCTTACTTTAATATCGTATGGACAGTGAATTGTTCCAATAGAACATTTCTAGCTCGTGTTATTCAAAGGTATATCCATCTTGAACATACAAATTTTGAATCATTGAGTTTAACATTTAAGTACAACATTATCTGCAATAATTTGCGAGCATCGAAGAAGAAACTACTCTAACATAACATAAATTTCGATTAATAACAATATCAAGATCATCcaataatcgtagacgagccacAAAGCCACTCGAACCAACATGAAAGTCACCTGCTCTTCAATAACGAAATAATCAAAAAGAAAGCGAGGGGAGGTAGAAAAAACTGTTGAAACTACATCGAAACATTGCTCTCGTCGATCTCCATAAAAAATAATCCCCAGTTTCTGTCATGATTTCAGAAATAATCGAACTTTCGTCGCGCCCTCGTTACTGGAACGAGGGCGGTGCTCTGCGCTCGACTATTTCTTTTCTGTGGCCTGAACCCTCTGGCGAATCTACGTTAGCGGATTCTGGCGAACGCAGGGGACCAGCGGGCCCTGCCAGTTTATAAACGTGGGCGTGAACTTTTCAATAAAGCCAGTCTCGCACGGATACTTGAACGGGTGTATCGGGATCAATGACACGCCCGCGGATTCCTCGAGGTATCCTCTACGAGCTATGTAGAGGCATCCTGTAGAATTCCAACCACCTTCCTCGACTTCACAGCAGGATCTACTGGTTTCTATTTATACACCGTACGAGACCTTGCAGCTTACCGCTCATGCGCTTACGGGCTTCGTTCCCGACCTGTGCGAACCTCTGTCACGGCTCTATCATCGTCGTTACCGATCGCAGCCTCGATTCTTTCCACCAAAACGGTCCTGTTAATCAATCAGTACCATCCACACATTAATATCCACCATTTTACCATTGAATTTTCCATTTTTATCAAGGCAACAGACTCCTCTTACCGCTGGCGTCAACCTTTCTCTTCGCGAGGGCAAAATAATAATTGTACTCAATGCAGCTGGGAAGTCGCTTCGCAACAATGCTTCTGAGGCCTCCTTGAATCTATTTTAATCGTGCCACACGATGATCGTTGAAGTTTTCATTCATGAATCTGAAAAAAACCAAAGATGGAACCGTGCAGGTGAATTTGGttgattttaataataattgagAACAGATCGCGATAATATTTGGTACCCTGGTTCCTTATTCGAATTCTGACGATTGTATCGATACACTCGCGACATCTGTTAATCGAATCGTGCACTAGCGTTTGTACACAACGCTGGAGTGTTTTGATGGGCCACTGACCGCGCGCGATATCGTTTTAAAAGGGAATTTCCGCGAGGAAACTGAGATAACATGGCTGAGAGAGTGTCAGAGATTTTTTGTCTGTTTCAGGACTATCTGAACGACGAGGAAGAATTACGCGAGGTGTGTGTCGTGCCTTAAACACTAACAATTTAACCAGCAACGTGGTAAACTCCAAACGCTTGTAAACAAATCGAGAACCAAATTTCCCTTCACCACCATTGCGTTTTTTTTCTCACTCAAAACTCACTTTACAATTGTAATTTAACCAGAGATTAATTACGTTAAACGCACTCAAGTTTGTATACTTATAGGTTAGAATACGCTGTCGCCTTGCTCCGTTGTTTGTttttaacaataatttaaaatacTGCCTGTATCAGGAACTATTTTAGCTAATGTTTTTGTTTACCAAAGGGAATCCGTGTTATTGTAAGAGATCTTGAAAAAACCGCCAGAGACATTCTGATAATATTACAAAACATTCATAACGGGAACAACGTGGAAGAAAATATAAGTATGCACATTGGTCCGGCGTCTCGTGTGTCGATATAATCAATTCTTATCGTTTACAGTTGTGTCCGAGTATTGCGCGTCGTCCAGAGAGCTGTTCGACGACGTACGCAAAAACTACATAAGGCTCGCCGATATCGTGCCCAAGGATCAGTATTACAGATTTCACGATCAATGGCGTTTCGTCACGCAAAAGCTGTGCTTCCTAGCTTCTTTGATAATATACTTAGAAATCAAGGTTTTGGTCACCAAAGAGACCGTCGCAGAGATGTTGGGAGGTGCGTAAATCTTTTTCACAAATATTTGTCTACGCTTAATGTATTTTATACAAAATTTGATGTTCGTAGTGAAAAATAACAGAGAAGATGGCTTTCATTTGGAGCTGGAGGATTACTTGATGGGTTTGCTGCAATTGTCCGCAGAACTGGTGAGCTTACAGTGAGAAATATATTTTGTTGGTATCGTTTACTTAAATATCAAATTTCAGAGTCGTTTCGCCATAAATAGCGTCACCAATGGCGATTACAATCGACCCATAGAGATAGCACGATTTATGAACGAGCTGAACGCTGGGTTTAGGGTGTTGAATCTGAAAAATGACTCTTTGAGGAAACGTTACGATGGGTTGAAGTACGCTGTTAAAAAAGTGGAAGAAGTGGTGTACGATCTTAGCATAAGAGGCTTGAAGTCGTCTCCGGATCCAGTTTCGCAGGAAACTGAATAATTTTACTTTtttacatatattttatatgtaaTTAATCATCGAGGCAATTATTTCCTCCTCGACGCATCATCTATATTTTTCTTTACTTTTAAAAGTATAACAGTAACACTTAAACATTTGATACAAAAGTTGTATAAATAGTTGACTCAATATCCTTCGTCTAAGTCTACCTTATTTAACAGCTTTTCGTTCTTTGTATATTTTTGATAATTCAGGGCGAAGAATTTCGCGACATCTTGGCCGCGAGTTACGCCTGAGATATGTGGCGAAATGGTCACCTGTGGATAATTAGCGTCCATTAATTGCTTAGAGCTAGTTCTTTGAGTTCTGATAGAATATCAGAGCCAGGTTTCTTAAGTTCTGATAGAATACCTGCGGCAACGACCACAGTTTGCTTTCTTCTGGCAAAGGTTCCTCCTCGAAAACATCCAAAATCGCGCCAGATATCCATCGTTGCTCGAGAGCATTCAATAAATCCGCCTCAGCGACGATTGTACCTCGACCTACGTTGATAAGGACGCTGCTGCGGTTTTTACAATATTGTAACATAGTTCCATTCAATAAACCAAAAGTATTCGGTGTAGATGGTAGAACGTTGACAATGTAATCACAGTGCGTTAACATTTCAGACAAGTGTTCGACTGTTCTGTGCTCGCTGAGGTAATCCAGGTTTTCCTTCAGcggtgttcttgtgattccccATACGGTTGCTCCAAACAGTCTCAATTTTTGTGCGACTGCAGAAATTTTAAGAATTAATAGATTAATATTTAATGCAGATGATTCTTAACGAATAACTCAATGAATCATTTACTTGATTTTCCAATATTCCCTAAACCCATGATACCCACAGATAAGTCGCAAATCAGTCTGTGATCAGAGATCTTCCCCTCTCTTATCCATCGACTAGCTTCTTGGTTTCGATATTGTTGCCTCTGATCGCGCTCAAAGTTGAAGATATGAGCTATTACGTACTCAGACATAGCTAAACCGAACGCTGTGTCTGAGAACCGTGTAATGGTGTAATTAATCTTTTTGTCTTTCATATTGGAGACTAACGATTCGACTCCAGCCCATGTCGTTTGTACCCATCTCAGAGATGGTAATTTATCCGTGTATGGTAAGAACAAATCGCAGTCAGTCACTACTATGTCTGCACTTTGCAATTTTGATAGCGTGTCAGTTTTATCTGGAACGAAGAATAAATTTGTTAACAAGGAGGTACGCAGCTTAATGAATTTGAAATATGTTGATGCGTCCAAATCGTTTGTAACAAAAGAGTAAAAATTAAAATCTTAATATAGAGATATGCAGTGCAATGAACTTGAAATGAAAAGATGGAAAAATTTTGATACATCGTTTGCAAAAATTACAATCTTAACAAAGAGATACGCAGtgtaattaatttgaaataagGAGATAGAAAAATGTTGGTGCATCCAAATCGTTTGTAACAAAAAAGTAAAAATTACAATCTCAATGCACAATTACAATAAAATGAATTTGAAATGAGGAGATAGAAAAATATTGGTACATCATTTGTAACAAAAGAGTAAGAATTACAATCTTAATAAAGAAATACACAGCATAATGAACTTGAAATGAGAAAATAGAACAATGTTGATACATTATTTGCAACAAAAGAGTAAAAATTGCAATCTTAATAGAAAGATACGCAGCATAATAAATATGAAATGAGGAGATACATCGTTTGTACCAAAATAGTAAAAATTACAATCCTTAAGTAGCAAAGTATGTATAAAAAATTTAAATCTGGTGGTTATTCCGCCAATATCCAGAAGCAGAACGCGCAAATTCAGTATTGAACGGATCGCAGCGGTGGTGCGTTTGAAAATGTGCTGGTTGCGACAGATTTTCTAGCTAGACGAGACTCGAGCTCCATGAGTATGAGAAAACAGTGTACGTTGAGAGTAATAACCTGGTAAAACATCAAATATCGTTAAGTTTGGAAGTTGCGTACGAAGATGGTAAGATAACCTAGGAATCGCTGAGAGAACCGCAATATTATGTGCCATGTCGATGCGTGATAATAAAAACTATAATTTCAGCAAAAtatcccttcagtcgcatagaACGTTTGACAATAAATCGTCTGCACTCGTTACTTTCAATTATTATGATTTTAATAATTGTATTCGTTCCTCTGATGCGTTGTATTCGTGCGACTAACCTAAGTTTCACAGTCTGCTTCTGCAGATATTATCGTTTAAGTTTCTTTTACGTACATTTTCTATTTCATTGATCAAatgatattaaaattttaaaaaaatgGCCAAATCTtcatcattttttttattttaatatacaATTACTGCTGAAATGAGTTAAATTGGTTTTTATCGATACAAAAACGTTTATTCTATCTTAATATCGAAATTATGTGGATTAAGGTGATAAATGTTCGAAGAAATCGCATTTTTTTCCATTTTCGTTCGTGCAgcaaaattgaaaatttaaaaTGTGCGCATAAGTCGCGCATGCGCAGACCGCGGTATTTAAAAGAGACTAAATACAAATCTGACGATAATAGAAAACTGTAATTTAGTCTCGTTTGATAATTATCTTCTTGAGATGTTATTTAATATGTTGTGCAATTGTAAATTGTAATTTTCTTTGATTTGTAATTGTATTTTCGTGACGTAGCAATTAGAACTTAGAATTAATTTAAAGTACCATATCAAGTTGCGAATTCGCAATTGAATGTTTTTATATTGTTAAGCAAACTTTCGTTCGTTTTATAAGGTTGACAAACATTTTTCTAATCGTAATTTACATGTCTTTGGAATTAAAAACCTTTCCACCTTTTTGTTGTCGAATTTTATAATAACaaattaaattataatatttttaaaattcaattatGCGACTTGATAgttgaataaaaaatttctaCGCCAGTTAGGTCAATTTATAGCAAAAATTTTAACATTCTACTGGATTTACAACGCAAAGTTTTAGCTCTGTTGGTTCTGTGATTCAGAATTTTTACACTTTTTTTTATGATTTAATGCCACTTGCCTTAtagatttacgttcatttgtttTCTACTGGTTTCACGTACAATCAAAGATACAAAAATACCACTTGTCCTAtagatttacgttcatttgtttTCTACTGGTTTCACGTATAATCAGATACAAAAATTTTATTTAGCACGTGTACCAGTAGATGGCGCTCGTACAGAGAAAAATATTCTTATTTTGCTCAATGAAAAagctttcttctttttctattcagttacaaaattaattcTAGTCTATTTCTCCATTCcacgctttacattcttttatatatCTCAATTGTACTCCTTTTTGTTCTGTTTATCTTTTTAAATTCCCGCTCAAACTCATACCTCGCTACATACTctctatgtatgtatatatatatatatagatacatAATACTTAATATCTATATAGATTTCGGTTATAAAAATACAAATATCTAAAAAAATAAGTACATTATAAAGGGTACAGAGTATTTTGTCCTTCTTTTCTTTCTGCTCTTTTATATTCATAAAACTATACTTTTTCCCAACTTTTACATTCGTCGCTCCAATTCTCATTATTATATTTCCTGTTTCTTTTTATATTATCTTACATCTATAGATTCTTCGTTCTTCTTTTCTCTCACAATTAACCACGCCAGATCCACGAGCATAGAATTAGCGAGTGGTGTGCTATCTATGTTTTTAAATTCTCGCTCAAACTCATACCTACTACATACTTTCTATATATAACATTTAACAATATCTATAGACtttgaatataaaaaatataaaaaatataagcgATTGTAAAAATAAGTATATTATAAAAGATACATAGTATTTTGTTCCTCTCCCCCCTCTCCTCATTTTTCTTACTCTTATATATATTCATACAACTACTTTTACCAACACTCGTCGTTCCAATTCTCATTATTATATTTCCCCTTTCCTTTTGTATTATCTTCTGTtctccgttcttttctctcataATTAACCACGCTAGATCCACGAGCATAAAATTAGCGAACAGT encodes:
- the LOC143431022 gene encoding glyoxylate/hydroxypyruvate reductase A — its product is MAHNIAVLSAIPRLSYHLRTQLPNLTIFDVLPDKTDTLSKLQSADIVVTDCDLFLPYTDKLPSLRWVQTTWAGVESLVSNMKDKKINYTITRFSDTAFGLAMSEYVIAHIFNFERDQRQQYRNQEASRWIREGKISDHRLICDLSVGIMGLGNIGKSIAQKLRLFGATVWGITRTPLKENLDYLSEHRTVEHLSEMLTHCDYIVNVLPSTPNTFGLLNGTMLQYCKNRSSVLINVGRGTIVAEADLLNALEQRWISGAILDVFEEEPLPEESKLWSLPQVFYQNLRNLALIFYQNSKN
- the Trsn gene encoding translin, with translation MAERVSEIFCLFQDYLNDEEELREGIRVIVRDLEKTARDILIILQNIHNGNNVEENIIVSEYCASSRELFDDVRKNYIRLADIVPKDQYYRFHDQWRFVTQKLCFLASLIIYLEIKVLVTKETVAEMLGVKNNREDGFHLELEDYLMGLLQLSAELSRFAINSVTNGDYNRPIEIARFMNELNAGFRVLNLKNDSLRKRYDGLKYAVKKVEEVVYDLSIRGLKSSPDPVSQETE